One part of the Tenacibaculum sp. 190130A14a genome encodes these proteins:
- a CDS encoding TerB family tellurite resistance protein: protein MGIIDLFESSIHRNNMAHFSAILNIALVDGELNSDEQLIINRFVKKLDITEEEYKEVLKAPNKYPIIPQNNIDDRLERLLDLFKIILSDHRIDKEESDLVLRYAIQLGFSEDSAKSIIKKSLNIFNADIDFDDYKKILSII from the coding sequence ATGGGAATAATAGATCTTTTTGAATCAAGTATTCATAGAAACAATATGGCACACTTTTCTGCAATATTAAATATAGCATTAGTAGATGGTGAATTGAACTCGGATGAACAATTAATCATTAATCGGTTTGTTAAAAAATTGGATATAACTGAGGAAGAATATAAAGAAGTCCTAAAAGCTCCAAACAAATATCCAATTATACCTCAAAACAATATAGATGATAGACTTGAGCGTTTGTTAGATTTGTTTAAAATCATTCTTTCTGATCATAGAATTGATAAAGAAGAAAGTGATTTAGTCCTACGATACGCAATTCAATTAGGATTTAGTGAAGACTCTGCTAAATCTATTATAAAAAAATCATTGAATATATTTAATGCAGATATAGATTTTGATGATTACAAAAAAATATTAAGTATTATTTAA
- a CDS encoding polymer-forming cytoskeletal protein codes for MKPHKNEYSYSLFSRNTLINGKIKSDFDSIRFEGKMKGEIISCKKIVTAASAEIIGNLKGKSIVHNGLLEGTIKSEELYLKENSITNGEVVSKVISIENAIFNGDLIISTKK; via the coding sequence ATGAAACCGCACAAAAACGAATACAGTTATTCTCTTTTTAGTAGAAATACCTTAATTAATGGAAAAATTAAAAGTGATTTTGATTCGATAAGATTTGAAGGTAAAATGAAAGGAGAAATTATATCCTGTAAGAAAATAGTTACTGCTGCTTCTGCAGAAATTATTGGTAACCTAAAAGGAAAGTCAATAGTTCACAATGGATTATTGGAAGGTACAATTAAATCTGAAGAGTTATATTTGAAGGAAAATAGTATTACAAATGGAGAAGTCGTATCTAAAGTTATATCCATAGAAAACGCTATTTTTAACGGAGATTTAATAATTTCAACAAAAAAATAA
- a CDS encoding mechanosensitive ion channel domain-containing protein — protein MYTIVIQISILLLALFTVISLTKRLTKSYIVKNSIEPHRRKLILNLFYLFYLITSFFLLLLILGIEFKQFGVFATSILAVLGVGFFAQWSMLSNLTASIILFFYHPMRIGNTIKILDKDYDLTGEVKDITGFYTLLFLPEDNKHITIPNIIILYKGIELITPK, from the coding sequence ATGTACACTATAGTTATTCAAATTTCCATACTATTATTAGCTTTATTTACGGTAATAAGCCTAACAAAAAGATTAACAAAATCCTATATTGTTAAAAATTCAATAGAACCACATAGAAGAAAATTAATTCTTAATTTGTTTTATCTCTTTTATCTTATTACTTCATTTTTTCTACTCTTGTTAATTTTAGGAATTGAGTTTAAACAATTTGGTGTATTTGCTACATCAATATTAGCTGTTTTAGGGGTAGGTTTTTTTGCTCAATGGTCAATGTTATCAAACCTAACTGCAAGTATTATTCTATTCTTTTATCATCCTATGCGTATTGGAAATACAATAAAAATTCTGGATAAAGATTATGATTTAACAGGTGAAGTAAAAGATATTACAGGTTTTTATACTCTACTCTTTCTACCTGAAGACAATAAACATATTACTATTCCTAATATTATCATCTTATATAAAGGAATAGAATTAATAACTCCCAAATAA
- a CDS encoding VOC family protein, producing MELNFHISLPCKDLNETLQYYTEELGLEIGRSTSKWVDFNLYGTQLTFVKVEEYTFQYPFYVLEDNQLPTFHFGIILNYENWESIYDRINRWSTDTIIKTTFFEDQNGEQSSFFVQDPNNYHIEFKTFKEKGEIFM from the coding sequence ATGGAATTAAACTTTCACATATCCCTTCCTTGTAAGGATCTAAATGAGACCTTACAGTATTATACGGAAGAATTAGGACTAGAAATAGGTAGATCTACTAGTAAATGGGTAGATTTTAATCTATACGGAACGCAATTAACTTTTGTTAAAGTAGAGGAATATACTTTCCAATACCCATTTTATGTTTTAGAAGATAATCAATTACCGACATTTCATTTTGGTATTATACTAAACTATGAAAACTGGGAAAGTATTTATGATAGAATAAATAGATGGTCTACTGACACAATTATTAAAACAACGTTTTTTGAAGATCAAAATGGAGAACAAAGTTCGTTTTTCGTTCAGGATCCAAACAACTATCATATTGAATTTAAAACCTTTAAAGAGAAAGGTGAAATTTTTATGTAA
- a CDS encoding RMD1 family protein yields MLVKAYHLEVQIDLSRIRNWFSKYQLLKREHTFILYKTNKESYIYLKNYGSVVFLNCENFEIVTVLEYLNGTKNNMETMLSEEYEITINDDIEVDFGSIQIKELHDDIAHIIMLNLAQSVALMNYVNKASDLHEKTMVYSRQLEHTGNFKLSKTKMRKFIGRTLNLKNNIAENLFVFDSPEVAWSDKELSVLDYKLKDELDVAKRHQGIENSLNVIKENLDLFSDIIHHKYSSMLEWIIILLILFEIVQVLIEKIL; encoded by the coding sequence ATGTTAGTCAAAGCATATCATTTAGAAGTTCAAATAGATCTGAGTAGAATCCGAAATTGGTTTTCCAAGTATCAATTGTTAAAAAGGGAGCATACTTTTATTCTATATAAAACAAATAAGGAATCTTACATCTACTTAAAAAACTATGGCAGTGTAGTGTTTTTAAATTGTGAGAATTTTGAAATAGTAACTGTTTTAGAGTATTTAAATGGAACTAAAAACAATATGGAAACAATGCTTTCTGAAGAGTATGAAATAACCATAAATGACGATATAGAAGTTGATTTTGGAAGTATACAAATTAAAGAGCTCCATGATGATATAGCGCATATTATTATGTTGAATTTGGCACAATCAGTAGCGCTAATGAATTATGTGAACAAGGCTTCTGATTTGCATGAGAAAACCATGGTGTATTCTCGACAGCTTGAGCACACAGGAAACTTTAAACTATCAAAAACAAAAATGCGCAAGTTTATAGGCAGAACTTTAAATCTAAAAAACAACATAGCCGAAAACTTGTTTGTATTTGACTCACCAGAAGTAGCTTGGAGTGACAAAGAACTGTCAGTTTTAGATTACAAGTTAAAAGATGAGCTGGATGTTGCAAAAAGACATCAGGGTATTGAAAATAGTCTAAACGTAATAAAAGAAAATTTAGACCTATTTAGTGATATCATCCATCATAAATATAGTAGCATGCTAGAATGGATAATCATCCTTCTTATCTTATTTGAAATCGTACAAGTTTTAATCGAAAAAATATTATAA
- a CDS encoding deoxyhypusine synthase family protein — protein MNKPITNFIEKYFLHFNAASLVDAAKGYETQLEQGAKMLISLAGAMSTAELGKIFAEMIRQDKVHIISCTGANLEEDIMNLVAHSHYKRVPNYRDLTPQDEWDLLLKGLNRVTDTCIPEEEAFRRLQKHILKIWKDAEKNGERYFPHEFMYKLLLSGVLEEYYEIDIKDSWMYAAAEKNLPMVVPGWEDSTMGNIFASYVLKGELKASTMKSGIEYMTFLADWYTNNSNNGIGFFQIGGGIAGDFPICVVPMLYQDMEQENTPFWSYFCQISDSTTSYGSYSGAVPNEKITWGKLDIDTPKFIIESDATIVAPLIFAYLLNM, from the coding sequence ATGAACAAACCAATTACAAATTTTATAGAAAAATACTTTTTACACTTTAATGCAGCATCGTTAGTAGATGCTGCCAAAGGTTACGAAACTCAATTAGAACAAGGAGCTAAAATGTTAATTTCTTTAGCTGGTGCTATGAGTACTGCGGAATTAGGAAAAATTTTTGCTGAAATGATTCGTCAAGACAAAGTGCACATTATTTCATGCACAGGAGCCAATTTGGAGGAAGATATCATGAATTTAGTGGCACATTCTCATTATAAAAGAGTTCCAAACTATCGTGATTTAACGCCTCAAGATGAATGGGATTTATTATTAAAAGGCTTAAACCGAGTAACAGACACTTGCATACCAGAGGAAGAAGCTTTTCGAAGATTACAAAAGCATATTTTAAAGATTTGGAAGGATGCTGAAAAAAATGGAGAACGCTATTTTCCGCATGAATTTATGTACAAATTATTATTATCAGGAGTATTAGAAGAATATTATGAAATAGATATTAAAGATTCTTGGATGTACGCTGCAGCTGAAAAGAATTTACCAATGGTAGTTCCAGGATGGGAAGATTCTACTATGGGAAATATTTTTGCTTCCTATGTTTTAAAAGGAGAATTGAAAGCTTCTACGATGAAAAGTGGAATTGAATACATGACCTTTTTAGCAGATTGGTATACTAATAATTCGAACAATGGAATTGGCTTTTTCCAAATTGGAGGAGGAATTGCTGGCGATTTTCCTATTTGTGTAGTACCAATGCTTTATCAAGATATGGAACAAGAAAACACTCCTTTTTGGAGCTATTTCTGTCAAATTTCAGATTCGACAACAAGTTATGGTTCTTATTCTGGAGCAGTTCCTAATGAAAAAATCACTTGGGGTAAACTAGACATAGATACTCCAAAATTCATTATTGAAAGTGATGCCACTATTGTTGCTCCATTAATTTTTGCGTATCTTTTAAACATGTAA
- a CDS encoding arginine decarboxylase, giving the protein MNTRYKDLIEQTFDFPQAEFHTEKNNLFFHNIDIMELVNQYGAPLKFTYLPKISENINRAKQWFSNAIEKHNYKGTYNYSYCTKSSHFKYVLDEALKNDIHIETSSAFDIDIVKALKNEGKLKDNAYVLCNGFKRDQYIANIISLIDGGHSNCIPIIDNYEELNLLLDETKSKFKVGIRIASEEEPKFEFYTSRLGIGYKNIVSFYEREIANNPQVELKMLHFFINTGIKDNAYYWNELLKCLKVYINLKKVCPSLDSLNIGGGFPIKNSLAFDYDYEYMVDEIINQINKACEEAKVDVPHIFTEFGSFTVGEASGAIYEVLYQKKQNDRERWNMINSSFITTMPDTWAINKRFIMLPVNKWNDKYERVLLGGLTCDSDDYYNSEQHTNAIYLPVYEKEKPLYVGFFNTGAYQETIGGFGGLQHCLIPHPKHVLIDINENGKLTTKLFKDQQKSEEFLSILGY; this is encoded by the coding sequence ATGAATACTAGATATAAAGATTTAATAGAGCAAACATTTGATTTTCCTCAAGCGGAATTTCATACAGAAAAAAACAATTTATTTTTTCACAACATTGATATTATGGAATTAGTAAACCAGTATGGGGCTCCTTTAAAGTTTACCTACCTTCCTAAAATATCAGAAAACATTAACCGTGCAAAACAATGGTTTTCAAATGCTATTGAAAAACACAATTATAAAGGAACATATAATTACAGTTACTGTACTAAAAGTTCACATTTTAAATACGTGTTAGACGAAGCACTAAAAAATGACATTCATATTGAAACATCATCTGCTTTTGATATCGATATTGTTAAAGCACTAAAAAATGAAGGAAAACTTAAAGACAACGCGTATGTGCTATGCAATGGTTTTAAACGAGATCAATATATAGCAAACATTATCAGTTTAATTGACGGAGGACATTCAAATTGTATTCCAATTATTGATAATTATGAAGAACTTAACTTGCTATTAGATGAGACAAAAAGCAAGTTCAAAGTTGGTATTCGTATCGCTTCAGAGGAAGAACCAAAATTTGAGTTTTATACAAGCAGACTGGGTATTGGCTATAAAAACATTGTATCATTTTATGAACGTGAAATAGCTAATAACCCACAGGTAGAACTAAAAATGCTACACTTTTTTATCAATACAGGTATTAAAGACAACGCATATTATTGGAATGAGTTATTAAAATGTCTAAAAGTATACATCAACTTAAAAAAAGTATGTCCATCCTTAGACAGCTTAAATATTGGAGGAGGGTTTCCAATTAAAAACTCATTAGCTTTTGACTATGATTATGAATATATGGTAGATGAAATCATTAACCAAATAAACAAAGCTTGTGAAGAAGCAAAAGTTGATGTTCCTCATATTTTCACAGAGTTTGGAAGCTTTACAGTAGGCGAAGCAAGTGGAGCAATTTATGAAGTATTGTATCAAAAAAAGCAAAACGACCGTGAAAGATGGAACATGATCAATTCATCTTTTATTACCACAATGCCAGATACTTGGGCTATTAATAAACGATTTATTATGCTTCCTGTGAACAAATGGAATGATAAATATGAACGAGTTTTACTAGGTGGATTAACATGTGATAGTGATGATTATTACAATTCAGAGCAGCACACTAACGCAATTTACCTTCCTGTTTACGAGAAAGAAAAACCACTATATGTGGGCTTTTTTAACACGGGAGCCTATCAGGAAACTATTGGAGGTTTTGGCGGATTACAACACTGTTTAATTCCACACCCAAAACATGTGTTAATAGACATAAACGAAAATGGAAAGCTCACAACCAAACTGTTTAAAGATCAACAAAAAAGTGAAGAATTTTTATCAATTCTTGGGTATTAA
- a CDS encoding GNAT family N-acetyltransferase — MGIRKATLADYDAVWNIFSRVIQTGDTYVFNPNTPKRDLAKHWFANYMETFVYEEGVRVLGTYIIKANQLDLGNHVANASYMIHPEAQGKGIGKQLCEHSLETARNSGFKAMQFNIVVSTNIGAVKLWERFGFKIIGTTPNGFRHVQLGFVDTYIMHRSLIT; from the coding sequence ATGGGGATAAGAAAGGCTACTTTAGCCGATTATGATGCCGTTTGGAACATTTTTTCAAGGGTGATTCAAACAGGAGATACCTATGTTTTTAATCCGAATACACCTAAAAGAGACTTAGCAAAACATTGGTTTGCGAATTATATGGAAACCTTTGTATATGAGGAAGGTGTTCGTGTATTAGGAACCTATATAATTAAAGCGAATCAATTAGATTTAGGAAATCATGTAGCCAATGCAAGTTATATGATACATCCAGAGGCTCAAGGAAAAGGAATTGGAAAACAATTATGTGAACATTCTTTGGAAACGGCTAGGAATTCCGGATTTAAAGCTATGCAATTTAATATTGTAGTTAGCACAAACATTGGTGCTGTAAAATTATGGGAACGTTTTGGTTTTAAGATTATTGGAACTACACCAAATGGATTTAGACATGTACAACTTGGTTTTGTAGATACGTATATCATGCATCGATCATTAATTACTTAA
- a CDS encoding succinylglutamate desuccinylase/aspartoacylase family protein — protein MAKKFKKIPVIKRIKIDSYEKNTLSYRWLHIVSNGIGQPVYVPIIVGRGVEDGPTLGITAVVHGNELNGMPVIQRLFNSIDLEKLSGTIIGVPVVNVPSILVNERRFIDGEDLNRIMPGNKEGNRSQVYASRVVNRIVKNFDFLLDLHTASFGRINSYYIRADLSSKVAKQLAMIQNPQIILNAPPKDGTLRGAAADLGIDSITVEVGDPDKFQKGMIRSGLTGVYNTLSFLNMYDTEMEEAETPAIICKKSYWIYSHVGGVLQVHSQLTQKLKKGELIATVRDVFGRVLKEYYAPEDGIVIGKSINPVGQTGSRIIHLGIL, from the coding sequence ATGGCAAAAAAGTTTAAGAAAATACCTGTCATCAAAAGAATCAAGATAGATTCATATGAGAAAAACACATTATCATATAGATGGTTACATATAGTATCGAATGGTATTGGTCAGCCTGTTTATGTTCCGATAATTGTTGGAAGAGGAGTAGAGGATGGGCCAACACTTGGAATAACGGCTGTAGTCCATGGTAATGAATTAAATGGAATGCCAGTTATTCAGCGTCTATTTAACTCAATTGATTTGGAGAAACTATCAGGAACTATTATTGGTGTTCCTGTAGTTAATGTGCCTTCTATTTTAGTTAATGAACGACGTTTTATTGATGGAGAAGACTTAAATAGAATTATGCCTGGAAATAAAGAAGGGAATAGGAGTCAAGTTTATGCTAGTAGGGTTGTGAATAGAATAGTTAAAAATTTTGATTTTTTATTAGACCTACATACTGCAAGTTTTGGAAGAATTAATTCCTATTATATTAGAGCAGATTTATCTTCTAAAGTAGCTAAGCAGTTAGCGATGATTCAAAATCCTCAAATTATTTTAAATGCACCTCCGAAAGATGGAACTCTTCGAGGAGCGGCGGCAGATTTAGGTATTGATTCAATAACTGTTGAAGTAGGTGATCCAGATAAGTTTCAGAAGGGAATGATTCGGTCTGGTTTAACAGGGGTTTATAATACATTATCTTTTTTAAATATGTATGATACCGAGATGGAAGAAGCTGAAACCCCTGCTATTATATGTAAAAAATCATATTGGATTTATAGCCACGTAGGAGGAGTTCTTCAAGTACATTCTCAACTAACTCAAAAACTTAAAAAAGGAGAATTAATAGCAACAGTTCGTGATGTGTTTGGTAGGGTTTTAAAGGAGTATTATGCTCCAGAAGATGGAATAGTTATAGGGAAAAGTATTAATCCAGTAGGGCAAACTGGTAGTCGAATAATACATTTAGGAATATTGTAA
- a CDS encoding universal stress protein, translated as MKNILIPYDFSETAINALNYTKKLFAEQNINIFLLDVYIGERSYLLSEEYNEKWFSQMDDEIEDELKYLVDILNRENKGFSYHAIADSNSLTNAIKETIKEEKIDLVICGTKGAKSLAQTFIGTNTVKIIRAIDYTPILVVPTEYKYKNIDRIILSTNYKRPFNKTELHPLIRLSNMKRCNVEIVNLSIEEALTNKQRTHKVNLRELLQDLQTHYKKLSWEESESYTLQKYVEESNGQLLVLINHHYNFFNKLLNEDVIKKVTFSSKIPLLILPEMS; from the coding sequence ATGAAAAATATTTTAATTCCTTATGATTTCTCAGAAACAGCAATTAATGCATTAAATTATACTAAAAAACTTTTTGCAGAACAGAATATAAATATCTTTTTATTGGATGTTTATATAGGCGAAAGATCTTACTTATTAAGTGAGGAATATAATGAGAAATGGTTTAGTCAAATGGACGATGAAATTGAAGATGAATTGAAATATTTGGTTGATATTCTCAATAGAGAAAATAAAGGTTTTTCATATCATGCTATTGCCGATTCTAACTCTTTAACAAATGCCATAAAGGAAACTATTAAAGAAGAGAAAATTGATTTGGTGATATGTGGTACAAAAGGCGCCAAAAGTTTGGCGCAAACCTTTATTGGAACGAATACAGTTAAAATAATCAGAGCAATTGACTATACACCTATATTGGTAGTTCCTACAGAATATAAGTATAAAAATATAGACAGGATTATCCTTTCTACAAACTATAAAAGACCTTTTAATAAAACAGAACTTCATCCATTAATTAGATTGAGTAATATGAAACGCTGCAATGTGGAAATTGTAAATCTTTCTATCGAAGAGGCTTTAACAAATAAGCAAAGAACTCATAAAGTAAATCTAAGAGAATTATTACAAGATTTACAAACTCATTATAAAAAGCTTAGCTGGGAAGAATCTGAATCATACACTCTTCAAAAATATGTGGAAGAATCTAACGGACAATTACTAGTTCTCATCAATCATCATTATAATTTCTTTAATAAATTATTAAACGAAGATGTTATTAAAAAAGTTACTTTTAGTAGTAAAATACCTTTACTAATTTTACCAGAAATGTCATGA
- a CDS encoding mechanosensitive ion channel family protein — translation MKNELTNWPEVFKSSFYSLWEKITQSLPNIAAALLVICIGIIVARIISKIISALLTKFGNTKMGSVLSIDDNKYEEKSKTEIIALFSKFSYWIVVLFFLVVSSNVLGWTIVSQEIGELFRYIPKLLSGIIIVIIGLYIARFIKHTILKAMSSLEMSGSKALSSMAFYIVLIFVVITALNQIGVDTLIINQNLTIIIASTILSFAIAFGFASRNILESFISGSYSRKNLEIGTEIIIDGFQGEIVKVDAVTFNVDNGKTIKVFPLKILTNINYEIIKK, via the coding sequence ATGAAAAATGAACTAACAAACTGGCCTGAAGTTTTCAAAAGCTCTTTTTATAGCCTTTGGGAGAAAATTACACAATCTCTACCAAATATAGCCGCAGCACTCCTAGTAATTTGTATAGGTATTATTGTTGCTAGAATAATAAGTAAAATTATATCAGCTTTATTGACAAAATTTGGTAATACTAAAATGGGTAGTGTATTATCTATAGATGATAATAAATATGAAGAAAAAAGTAAAACAGAAATAATAGCATTGTTTTCTAAATTTTCTTACTGGATCGTTGTCTTATTCTTCTTAGTAGTATCATCTAACGTCCTTGGATGGACAATAGTATCACAAGAAATTGGTGAGCTATTTAGATATATACCTAAGCTTTTGAGTGGAATAATCATTGTTATTATTGGGTTATATATTGCTCGTTTTATTAAACATACTATTCTAAAAGCTATGAGTTCATTAGAAATGTCTGGATCAAAAGCATTAAGCTCAATGGCCTTTTATATAGTCTTAATATTTGTTGTAATAACCGCTTTGAATCAAATTGGTGTAGATACATTAATAATCAATCAAAACCTTACCATAATTATAGCATCCACTATTCTATCATTTGCAATAGCCTTTGGATTTGCATCAAGAAATATATTAGAAAGCTTTATTTCTGGTTCATACAGCAGAAAAAATCTCGAAATAGGTACAGAAATTATCATAGATGGATTTCAGGGTGAAATAGTGAAAGTTGATGCTGTAACTTTTAATGTTGATAATGGTAAGACAATTAAAGTTTTTCCTTTAAAGATATTAACTAATATAAACTATGAAATTATTAAGAAATAA
- a CDS encoding RNA polymerase sigma factor, with the protein MFARKKSDIYLIKKFLSKKDVSAFGELYDRYTDRVYAKCLRFFQDENRAKDATQDIFIKILYELHSIKETEYFSSWLYTVTYRYCIDEYRKEKKNFFKDSDIPLKVYYEEDENVFNNFYSEILEKGLEKLNIEERTIIMMKYIDEMNIRTISEILGIGESAVKMRLKRTREKLINICNILINKEY; encoded by the coding sequence ATGTTCGCTCGAAAAAAATCAGATATCTACTTAATTAAAAAGTTTTTAAGTAAAAAAGATGTCAGCGCTTTTGGTGAATTGTATGACAGATATACTGATCGTGTTTATGCTAAATGCCTTCGCTTTTTTCAGGATGAAAATAGAGCTAAAGATGCAACACAAGATATTTTTATTAAAATTTTATATGAGTTGCACTCAATTAAGGAGACGGAATACTTTTCTTCTTGGCTATATACTGTTACGTACAGATATTGTATAGATGAATATAGGAAAGAGAAAAAGAATTTCTTTAAAGATTCAGATATACCGTTAAAAGTTTATTATGAAGAAGATGAAAATGTTTTTAATAATTTCTATTCTGAAATTCTTGAGAAAGGATTAGAAAAACTAAACATAGAAGAAAGAACAATTATCATGATGAAATATATTGACGAAATGAACATCAGAACAATTTCAGAAATATTAGGTATTGGCGAATCTGCTGTAAAAATGAGGTTAAAACGAACCAGAGAAAAATTAATTAATATCTGTAATATACTTATAAACAAAGAATATTAG
- the corA gene encoding magnesium/cobalt transporter CorA has protein sequence MRFTTRQKNKSEIPGKPIFIGTQKQDNIYITLIAFDDNQFIEIEILEIEEIFSYLSQYKNAWINIDGIHDVELIKMICERFDIHSLLIEDIVNTGVRSKSDIEDDFIFTVIKMMFLGKDQTLHSEQLSMFLTKNVLLTFQEKKGDVFDPIRERIRNKKGRIRSYNLSYLKYCLLDVIIDNYNYLIEIFGENVEELEDRILSNPSKNVLEDINKNKIELNYFKKNIRPARETINNFKNYKTPLITKREQPFYNDLNELINRIYETLENYKMMLSEQLTVYSTNVNYKLNEIMKLLTIFSVVFIPITFIAGIYGTNFNNVPELKLEYGYFYMWGIIIIVTISMLVFFKKKKWF, from the coding sequence ATGAGATTTACTACCCGTCAAAAGAATAAAAGTGAAATCCCTGGCAAACCAATATTTATAGGTACGCAAAAACAGGATAATATTTATATTACTCTAATTGCTTTTGATGATAACCAATTTATAGAAATTGAAATATTAGAAATTGAAGAAATTTTTAGTTACCTATCCCAATATAAAAATGCATGGATTAATATAGACGGTATTCATGATGTAGAATTGATTAAGATGATATGTGAACGCTTTGATATACATTCTTTATTGATTGAAGATATTGTTAACACTGGAGTACGATCAAAGTCTGATATAGAGGATGATTTTATTTTTACAGTCATAAAAATGATGTTCTTAGGTAAAGATCAAACATTACACTCTGAACAGCTATCTATGTTTTTAACCAAAAATGTATTACTAACTTTTCAAGAAAAAAAAGGAGATGTTTTTGATCCAATTAGAGAAAGGATTAGGAATAAAAAGGGTAGAATTAGAAGTTATAACCTCAGTTACTTAAAATACTGCTTATTAGATGTTATTATCGATAACTATAATTACTTAATAGAAATATTCGGTGAAAATGTAGAAGAACTAGAAGATCGAATTTTATCTAATCCTAGCAAAAATGTCCTAGAAGACATTAATAAAAATAAAATAGAACTTAATTATTTTAAAAAAAATATTAGACCTGCTCGTGAAACAATTAATAACTTTAAGAATTATAAAACACCCTTAATTACAAAACGTGAACAACCATTTTATAATGACCTTAATGAGTTGATAAATAGAATATATGAAACATTGGAAAATTATAAGATGATGTTAAGTGAACAATTAACCGTCTATTCTACAAATGTTAACTATAAACTCAATGAAATTATGAAACTTCTTACTATTTTCTCTGTAGTCTTTATACCAATAACATTTATAGCAGGTATATATGGTACTAACTTTAACAATGTTCCTGAATTGAAACTAGAATATGGATATTTTTATATGTGGGGAATTATAATTATTGTGACAATTTCAATGCTTGTATTTTTTAAAAAAAAGAAATGGTTTTAA
- the speB gene encoding agmatinase yields MNTKNYAGIPDQYAKLEKANIVLIPVPYDGTSTWQKGADKGPDAFLQASENMELYDIETNSEVYKEGVYLTEAITENSSPEAMVEAVHSEVKKYINKKKFVTIVGGEHSISIGTIRAFDECFNNISVLHIDAHADLRKEYEGSTCNHACAVYEASQNTNLVQVGIRSMDVSEKSSMNMEKVFFAHDMAVNEDWVDDVLDQLTDNIFITFDLDALDPSIMPSTGTPEPGGLLWYETLDFLRRVFEERNVVGFDIVELCPNELDKSSDFLMAKLYYKMLSYKFYLNEEDEDEEDKKEHKAISKFREDEYEEY; encoded by the coding sequence ATGAACACGAAAAATTACGCTGGTATACCAGACCAATACGCAAAGTTAGAAAAAGCAAATATTGTACTTATTCCTGTGCCTTATGACGGTACTAGTACTTGGCAAAAAGGTGCAGATAAAGGGCCTGATGCATTCTTACAAGCATCAGAAAATATGGAATTATACGATATCGAAACCAATAGCGAAGTATATAAAGAAGGAGTGTATTTAACGGAAGCTATAACTGAAAATTCTTCACCAGAAGCGATGGTAGAGGCAGTACATTCGGAAGTAAAAAAATACATTAATAAAAAGAAGTTTGTAACTATTGTTGGTGGAGAACATTCTATATCTATAGGTACTATCCGTGCCTTTGACGAATGTTTTAATAACATCTCTGTTTTACATATTGATGCTCATGCCGATTTACGAAAAGAATACGAAGGTTCGACTTGTAATCATGCTTGTGCAGTTTATGAAGCAAGTCAAAACACCAATTTAGTACAAGTAGGTATTCGTAGTATGGACGTCTCTGAAAAATCCTCAATGAACATGGAAAAAGTTTTCTTTGCACATGACATGGCTGTAAATGAAGATTGGGTTGACGATGTACTAGATCAATTAACTGATAATATCTTTATAACATTTGATTTAGATGCTTTAGACCCATCAATTATGCCTAGTACTGGAACACCAGAGCCAGGAGGATTACTTTGGTATGAAACATTAGATTTTTTACGTCGCGTTTTTGAAGAAAGAAACGTTGTAGGATTTGATATTGTAGAGCTATGTCCCAATGAACTTGATAAATCATCAGATTTTTTAATGGCCAAATTATACTACAAGATGTTAAGCTATAAGTTTTACTTAAACGAAGAAGATGAAGATGAAGAAGACAAAAAGGAACATAAAGCTATCTCTAAGTTTAGAGAAGACGAATACGAAGAATATTAA